One region of Engraulis encrasicolus isolate BLACKSEA-1 unplaced genomic scaffold, IST_EnEncr_1.0 scaffold_69_np1212, whole genome shotgun sequence genomic DNA includes:
- the LOC134444743 gene encoding arrestin domain-containing protein 3-like isoform X2, translated as MFTLTVKHQLKPGVHVYPFLCKLPDGNFPSTFQSGHGKISYSVIFVIRRSPHQTKTFESEFQFERLVNVDVPALLVPQSFTRRQYLQNHMFTVTGDVSMNVLVDKKGFVPGETITVKTEVGNGTSSTVVPTAELEKKLTYYDDGRITSKRKSHQLRYEVGEHVKPNTSEFKGEIKLHIPKDACVTLKDCEVLDVEYVVTVYLKANAATALTAVFPIVIGNSPPMP; from the exons ATGTTTACTCTTACAGTTAAACACCAACTGAAACCAGGAGTTCACGTATACCCCTTTCTCTGCAAACTGCCCGATGG AAATTTCCCTTCCACTTTTCAGTCTGGTCATGGAAAGATCTCATATTCAGTAATCTTTGTGATTCGCCGATCCCCACATCAAACAAAAACCTTTGAATCAGAATTCCAGTTTGAGCGCCTGGTCAATGTGGATGTTCCTGCGCTTTTG GTGCCACAGTCGTTCACCAGACGTCAATACCTCCAGAACCACATGTTTACCGTAACGGGGGATGTATCTATGAATGTGTTGGTGGATAAAAAAGGTTTTGTTCCTG GGGAAACTATAACAGTTAAAACGGAAGTTGGAAACGGTACTTCCTCGACTGTTGTGCCCACAGCTGAGCTAGAAAAAAAACTGACATACTACGACGATGGCAGAATTACTAGTAAGAGGAAATCCCACCAGTTGAGATATGAGGTGGGAGAGCATGTTAAGCCCAACACTTCAGAGTTTAAGGGGGAGATCAAGCTTCATATCCCTAAGGACGCTTGCGTCACCCTGAAAGACTGTGAGGTCCTGGATGTTGAATACGTAGTCACG GTGTATCTGAAAGCAAACGCAGCCACCGCACTGACAGCTGTCTTCCCCATCGTGATCGGCAACTCTCCACCGATGCCTTAA
- the LOC134444743 gene encoding arrestin domain-containing protein 3-like isoform X1, with protein sequence MFAFKSHKINFSSPNATGVFRRGETLSGELRFVLGRQIDFQEISMTIKGKAKALWDTKRGKHSVEHKGKVIYYREEAVVLRAPSGFKHQLKPGVHVYPFLCKLPDGNFPSTFQSGHGKISYSVIFVIRRSPHQTKTFESEFQFERLVNVDVPALLVPQSFTRRQYLQNHMFTVTGDVSMNVLVDKKGFVPGETITVKTEVGNGTSSTVVPTAELEKKLTYYDDGRITSKRKSHQLRYEVGEHVKPNTSEFKGEIKLHIPKDACVTLKDCEVLDVEYVVTDSLRW encoded by the exons ATGTTTGCGTTTAAAAGTCATAAAATAAATTTCTCCTCGCCAAATGCTACAGGCGTTTTTCGTAGAGGCGAAACACTATCGGGAGAATTGCGATTTGTGCTTGGCAGACAAATAGATTTTCAGGAAATATCAATGACCATCAAAGGCAAAGCAAAGGCGCTTTGGGACACGAAACGAGGAAAGCACAGCGTGGAGCACAAGGGAAAAGTGATATACTATCGGGAGGAAGCTGTTGTCCTACGAGCACCAAGTGGTT TTAAACACCAACTGAAACCAGGAGTTCACGTATACCCCTTTCTCTGCAAACTGCCCGATGG AAATTTCCCTTCCACTTTTCAGTCTGGTCATGGAAAGATCTCATATTCAGTAATCTTTGTGATTCGCCGATCCCCACATCAAACAAAAACCTTTGAATCAGAATTCCAGTTTGAGCGCCTGGTCAATGTGGATGTTCCTGCGCTTTTG GTGCCACAGTCGTTCACCAGACGTCAATACCTCCAGAACCACATGTTTACCGTAACGGGGGATGTATCTATGAATGTGTTGGTGGATAAAAAAGGTTTTGTTCCTG GGGAAACTATAACAGTTAAAACGGAAGTTGGAAACGGTACTTCCTCGACTGTTGTGCCCACAGCTGAGCTAGAAAAAAAACTGACATACTACGACGATGGCAGAATTACTAGTAAGAGGAAATCCCACCAGTTGAGATATGAGGTGGGAGAGCATGTTAAGCCCAACACTTCAGAGTTTAAGGGGGAGATCAAGCTTCATATCCCTAAGGACGCTTGCGTCACCCTGAAAGACTGTGAGGTCCTGGATGTTGAATACGTAGTCACG gacagtctgagatggtga